In Silene latifolia isolate original U9 population chromosome X, ASM4854445v1, whole genome shotgun sequence, the following proteins share a genomic window:
- the LOC141617850 gene encoding uncharacterized protein LOC141617850, with protein sequence MEPNESFDSMSARFYSIINELENVGRKCESEDIARKVLRSLTKKWCPKVTTMEESRDLTSLSYQELIGALMAHEIVLDKDDAEPSKNKCMALQASENEKVESGIEDETVIISSRSEYCLLGESDSENEEEEVSYLELKKQVKKLPKSTLIEYFEQSLDKCHEQDLELKDLKEQILDIAEENHLQKVKELLKSEATTREAKISDQKKEIDSLNQQLKEFKTLLSDTKKLYSEMVRVLNKRFQDFRDNYKENNPSKDEELDHFKCLKEIQSLKDLLLHARKVVVKENNQWYHDSGCSRHMTGDISLFISLEPFDGGKVTFGDNKKGKVIGIGKIGISTSHAFSDVYLVKGLKHKVVFHSDICRIIIEGTSSVILEGHHKRNVYMIDLNASSTNSFTCMKATLDDPCLWRKRFAHISSRILNKVKKWDLVEGFPSFKFD encoded by the exons ATGGAGCCAAATGAATCTTTTGATAGTATGTCTGCACGATTTTATAGCATTATAAATGAATTGGAAAATGTTGGTAGAAAGTGTGAatctgaggacattgctagaaaagtCCTTAGGAGTCTGACCAAAAAGTGGTGTCCCAAAGTGACAACAATGGAGGAATCAAGAGATCTTACTTCCTTGTCTTATCAGGAACTCATTGGAGCTCTCATGGCTCACGAGATTGTCCTAGATAAAGATGATGCTGAACCAAGTAAAAATAAGTGCATGGCTCTTCAAGCATcggaaaatgaaaaagttgaatCTGGCATTGAGGATGAGACGGTTAT CATCAGTTCAAGATCAGAGTATTGTCTTCTAGGTGAATCTGACTCAGAAAATGAAGAAGaggaggtaagttatcttgaacttaaaaaaCAAGTCAAAAAGTTACCTAAGAGTACGTTAATAGAATACttcgagcaatctcttgataagtgtcacgaacaagatctGGAATTAAAagatttgaaagaacaaattctagatattgctgaggagaatcaTCTTCAAAAGG tcaaagagcttcttaaaTCTGAAGCTACAACTAGAGAAGCTAAAatttcagatcaaaagaaggaaattgaTTCTCTAAATCAGCAATTGAAAGAATTTAAAACCCTATTATCCGATACTAAGAAATTATATTCGGAAATGGTACGAGTTCTTAATAAAAGATTCCAGGACTTTCGTGACAACTATAAAGAGAATAATCCCTCAAAAGATGAAGAACTAGATCATTTCAAATGTTTAAAAGAAATTCAATCTTTAAAGGATTTGCtcttacatgctagaaag gttgtggtgaaagaaaataatcagTGGTACcatgatagtggatgctcaaggcatATGACTGGAGATATAAGTCTATTTATTTCACTTGAACCCTTTGATGGAGGTAAGGTTacttttggagataacaagaaaggTAAGGTTATTGGTATTGGTAAAATTGGTATTTCAACCTCTCATGCATTTAGTGATGTATATCTTGTTAAAGGACTCAAGCATAAAGTCGTTTTTCACTCAGATATTTGTcgtataataattgaaggaacaagtagtgttatTCTGGAAGGTCATCATAAAAGGAACGTCTATATGATCGATTTGAATGCAAGTTCTACTAACTCGTTTACATGCATGAAAGCTACTTTAGACGATCCGTGTTTGTGGCGTAAGAGGTTTGCTCACATTAGCTCGAGAATACTGAATAAAgtcaagaaatgggatttggttgaagggttCCCATCATTCAAATTTGATTAA